The genomic segment AgtgtaatgaaaaataaaagacgaTATATTCCTTCTGTTTAATTTCATAAACTATTATCTCCTATACATAGAATGTAGGAGCTACACTACAGGACATGTTTCACGACACTTTAAAACGAAACAAACTTATCTAATTTGTTCTGTATGTAACCAGCTAACACACTGACTGGGACATAcagaacatatatatatatatatatatatataattaattacaaaattgtagagcAGGATTTGTCTCAGCTGGTGCTACTGCAATTCACTGATAACAATTCTAACAAATCAACAAGTAACATTGTACTTTTTAGGATTCATTCAACACTACAAAATCAAATGTGTTCTCTCGCAGGCTTCAGGCAGAGCTTTAAAAGTGTTGGCTGCTGCTTCTGTCTTGGCGATCTGTAACAAAAAGTCAACAACAAGTAATCAGAACATCTAAAGACCAGCCTCACAAACCCAAAAATGATGTTTTCTACTCACATGTAGTGTAAAACTGACTCGTTTTGTTTAAACTGCATTACAAACTGACTGCTGTAATTAGAAAAACCTAATGTGGCCTCATTTAATAAACAAGGCTAAACAGGGCTAATCTGCACCTAAAATTATATCACCTTTAATTATGACTTGGTAAGGGAGTATTAATTGCTCACTCAGAGATATTTGGTGCTCAATGAAAGCTCTCACATGTTTGCACAACGTCATGTTCAAGTAAAATTAGTTTTCAAAGTTTGGAATAATTGCAGATggagtacagtagtaccttggaATACAACATTAATTCCTTCCAGGACTGCCTTGCCCCAAAGCACGGCCTGTATATCTTGGGTTTTTGCTCTTTgtggaacaaaaatatggacggAGCAACGActcatatctcaaaaaactcATGTCGAGtcacttgtatctcaaggtactacttgAGATTCAAAGATTAAGAGTGCTTTGGAAACCATTAATGAAAGACAACTGACCTCAGCCTTCACTTGATTTTTGTGGTTGTGGTTGAGGTTGAATTTGTAAATCTCTcgccttttcctctttttccctAAAGATAGAAGCAAACATAGTCATGGTAcatgtttctgtcattttacGATGCACTTCTGAATAGAGCTTATTCGCAGTCTTACCCTTATGATCTTGAAAAATTCTTCTCGTACCTGTTCACGATCAACCAGGGATtgtttaaaacttaaaaaatattcaacaaattTTCATCAAATCAAAGAATACAATGACAGGACCTACCTTTGGCTCTGCAAAGCAACCTGTTAGCAAAATGAGGAGAccctgcacaaaaaaaaaagggtttgttTATATTGTGAcaaaattttcaacaattcaGGAACTACTCTGATATTTCGACAGGGTTATAAGGATTCCAGTAATAATGGAGAGATTGGGTTGGTAGATTGATGCATATTGTCTTTAGagttgttttttccccctttatATACTATACATCACAGTGAGTGATGTATATAAAAAGTTGCCGGTGCCGATCCCATGTGGGGAACAACACCGACCCTAAATTTAAGTAGACCACAGACAGTTGAGGTGAAGACTTGGGCTTGTCATTCTAGTAGCATAAAATGTTGCCTCACCCTGCTATCCTAAAGCACTGATGAGGAGCATATTACAAAGGTCTATTATTCTTTTCTCGACACAAACTGGAAGAAACAAACTTACCTGGAAGGAGTTGAAGATGGTGAAAGTGTAGTTTGCGATCTTAAATAAGGTACTTCCTTTGTCCAGTAAGAGCAGACCAAAGCCAATTATCCATGTTACGCCAAAAACAGGTGTCAGAAACACCACCACTTTAAGGATGCTTTTTGCTGTCTCCTTGTCTTCTGACTTATTGCCATCAGAAGTCCGTACCAAAGTAACAATGACCACAAACATGGAGAAAAGGTTTGTGAAGGTAATACTTCCCACAGGAATAAGGAAAGCATGAATGGAGCCTTCCAATAGTCTTTCAAAAACAAGCCAGCAAGTTTTGGGATTATAGTAGGGCCTGTTGGTGTATTTGCAATAAATATAGCTGGATCCCACCATTAGGATCGGGCAAATGTAGCCTATGATGCTGGATAAAAACATGAAGACTCTTTTCCTCAGTGGGGTGAAAACAAAGATGAGCTGGTGGACGAGCATGACACTCAAACACAACATCCAGCTGAACTTGGCTAAGAAAAATAGGTGTTTGCTAACAGTCAATGCTAGGCACCAGTTTTCACTGAGAATCTCTGGGTAAGAAGAAGCCAAGAAACTGCATTCGGCGAGCAAAAGGAACACGGCAATATTCACCAGGGCTGTATGACGGAAATATGAAAGGTTGGTCTTGACCACTGCCGCCCACACTAGCCATTCAATAATGAGGAAGATCACCAATGAGCAGATGGACACAGCCAGGCCCACAGTAGTAATAATATCAAGAAAATCATCAGATATGTCAATCTTAGACATGAGGACAGAAAATGAAGTCAGGTGGTTACATTCACAGAGTGTGTAGTTATCATCATCAGGTTTAGCAAAGCATCCTGAGCTTGACCAGTCTTCTTTTGTGGTGTTCCAGAAGACACACGTAGGTGTTTCCAGAAGATTGTCCCTGGGGAAGTCCAATCTAATTACAATTGAGGGATTGTTGTTCCCATCTAGTGTGACTGATATTAAGAGTTCAATAGGCCGTGTATTGGCAAAGTTGTTCCTCAATTTGTCCGTTAGGTTCTTCACAGCAACAACTTTCATTATCCCATTGCTCTTGTTTACATCCACTCTAATGCCAAACACATCACAGTTTTGAGTTGAGCAAAATTTGAGGTCCACGTTTTGAGATTTCAGTCCATTGCTCTTGTTGACCCTGATATTTTTCACCAGACCCTCCAAAGACTCAAGGTAATTTGATGACATTGTTTGAATGATGGAGTCATTGACATTGTCCCAAGACTTGTTTAACATATTGCTTGCTGCGCCAACCATATCCTGAAACCcaagaatataataataattaaaatcagaCTTAATAATCAACATGCAAAAAATTCTCCAAAAGTCAATTTACCAAATACAGAAAGGAATTGCGCCAATTAAAAAATCTGttatttcctgtatttattctttttaaaaaggttctGAGCCTAATAGTTTTGAGTCACTATCTTTAGCATTTGCATATAGTTGGCTGTGAAATAAGGTGGGTCAGATCAAGTGGACTTTAACTGTTATTTGGAACAGTAGATTTGAACAGTGGAtttcaggtggatttgaacatGTATTAAAATAAAGGATATGATAATCAGCAAGGGCTTACATATAGGACGTCTTCCTGCAAAACAACACTTTCTGATGCTCTGGCCATCAAATCAAGTACGTCAATGGATGCGATAATGTCAGCCGTTGTGTCAACGGAATCAGATTCAGACAAAGAGCTGTTCTTAAGTCCTTCAAATATATCCAAGGCTGCCTGCTGGGTAGCCCCAAGTCCCTGTAGAAAgtgctaaaaacaaaaacagcacattAGCCCCAAGTAAAACTATACAGAAATATGCACTGTATCCTCACACAAATATTGGTGCTGTCTGGAATGCCAAATTGTAAGTCTACATACAAGTTTTTATGACGTAGAGATTTTAAGGAATCCTTACTTAGATTCGTAATTTAGCTTTTCTAGGTATGATCAGGATGATAGATTCAGAATAATATAATACATAAAGActttcaaaacaaatttaaaagctCACCGTGTAGTTTTCACTGATAGTGAAGCTCATATTTTCAATGAAACCACAATGGAAATATTATTGATATGATAAAATCTAACCATACAATCAGGCCTGAGAGTAGTGTGGGGATCTGGGCTGAATTCAGAGAAATAATTCTTGGTTTGCAGCTAGaacttactgtatataattgAGCAAACTCAGAATG from the Antennarius striatus isolate MH-2024 chromosome 19, ASM4005453v1, whole genome shotgun sequence genome contains:
- the adgrf3b gene encoding adhesion G-protein coupled receptor F3 — its product is MCSRVFLVLIGAAYICHQARAEGDVYIAELLIKSNVSLEVLTILSVLDSLTDLQVNNADGDSHTVTLSNPELVADTYSCSCADGYIWTNRICQEFYCCSDHSCPGDVSTMVPMCNPKVKVNVNGSIMLSLNNWDDSKQEKLNLLMETTNGFVYLNITSQSYKLMLFLSPINDRLSILSKPQNSSDSVIEFEAEFSSKLNTSHFQIMLTALETITESTILVNTAGMVTIKAPETKVCYQSSPVVKCMIEEPTESVSWNMSTELGNFELNPGSVVKLDHSCTAEADTSCSTLILQELTGIWEGTYQCRFTTGSITHTAEAEVNVALLPDEIHMRIDPLSADCMLNPETMPVDVTVSILKSRGSYEVWWSYMDERMSNLQNKSDGEFVFYTFTVPLSCKKTTEPKTVSVTFQNLVGQKKSEHTNIPVVYMGSTFCDDDVEHGDLWPKASDGDTVVNKTCPVGRVGYKSRTCKGTTWGLVFSNCISIELAKILNTADHFLQGLGATQQAALDIFEGLKNSSLSESDSVDTTADIIASIDVLDLMARASESVVLQEDVLYDMVGAASNMLNKSWDNVNDSIIQTMSSNYLESLEGLVKNIRVNKSNGLKSQNVDLKFCSTQNCDVFGIRVDVNKSNGIMKVVAVKNLTDKLRNNFANTRPIELLISVTLDGNNNPSIVIRLDFPRDNLLETPTCVFWNTTKEDWSSSGCFAKPDDDNYTLCECNHLTSFSVLMSKIDISDDFLDIITTVGLAVSICSLVIFLIIEWLVWAAVVKTNLSYFRHTALVNIAVFLLLAECSFLASSYPEILSENWCLALTVSKHLFFLAKFSWMLCLSVMLVHQLIFVFTPLRKRVFMFLSSIIGYICPILMVGSSYIYCKYTNRPYYNPKTCWLVFERLLEGSIHAFLIPVGSITFTNLFSMFVVIVTLVRTSDGNKSEDKETAKSILKVVVFLTPVFGVTWIIGFGLLLLDKGSTLFKIANYTFTIFNSFQGLLILLTGCFAEPKVREEFFKIIRIAKTEAAANTFKALPEACERTHLIL